A window of Cryptomeria japonica chromosome 3, Sugi_1.0, whole genome shotgun sequence contains these coding sequences:
- the LOC131070016 gene encoding uncharacterized protein LOC131070016 — protein MGKSMVITLILVVSLSLFNFHVSSAKRTILIGDRRMLPSCTDCHRYTSDPTCCDLPHHPNLSPLMEEVEHSSPQQKSVEKHFSPDEKSVERLSADEKTA, from the coding sequence ATGGGGAAATCTATGGTCATCACGCTCATACTTGTTGTCTCCCTCAGTTTATTTAATTTCCATGTCTCCTCCGCTAAGCGTACCATTCTGATTGGAGACCGTCGAATGTTACCTAGTTGTACAGACTGCCACAGATATACTTCTGATCCTACTTGCTGCGATTTGCCACATCATCCTAATTTGTCACCACTCATGGAGGAAGTGGAGCATTCCTCACCACAGCAAAAATCAGTGGAGAAGCATTTCTCACCAGATGAGAAATCAGTAGAGCGTTTATCAGCAGATGAAAAAACGGCTTAA